In Blastopirellula sp. J2-11, a single genomic region encodes these proteins:
- the rpsG gene encoding 30S ribosomal protein S7 translates to MARITASRETLKPDPRYGSLLVSKFINCLMHDGKKTVAQNVFYNALDELKKKAPDVEPLDVFTQAIENVKPHIEVRSKRVGGAAYQVPMQVNRTRQQSLAIRWLLLAVRDKKGRPTHLKLADELFAAFNREGAAVTRRENVHRMADANKAFAHFAW, encoded by the coding sequence ATGGCCCGGATTACCGCCAGCCGCGAAACCTTGAAGCCCGATCCGCGATACGGGTCGCTGCTGGTCAGCAAGTTCATCAATTGCTTGATGCACGACGGCAAAAAGACGGTCGCTCAAAACGTCTTCTACAACGCTCTCGATGAGCTCAAGAAGAAGGCTCCTGATGTGGAGCCGCTAGATGTCTTCACGCAGGCGATCGAGAACGTGAAGCCGCATATCGAAGTCCGCTCGAAGCGTGTCGGCGGCGCCGCCTATCAGGTGCCGATGCAGGTCAATCGCACGCGTCAGCAATCGCTGGCGATTCGCTGGTTGCTGCTCGCCGTGCGTGACAAAAAAGGACGTCCGACCCACTTGAAGTTGGCCGACGAATTGTTCGCCGCTTTCAACCGCGAAGGCGCTGCGGTTACGCGTCGCGAGAACGTGCATCGCATGGCCGACGCGAACAAGGCTTTCGCCCACTTCGCTTGGTAA
- the rpsL gene encoding 30S ribosomal protein S12, producing the protein MPTINQLIRRPRKKKRKFSKSPVLEKCPQKRGVCLQVRTMTPKKPNSALRKICRVRLSNGKEVTVYIPGEGHSLQEHSIVLVRGGRVRDLPGVRYQVVRGSLDALGVNGRKQSRSRYGAKKS; encoded by the coding sequence ATGCCCACGATTAACCAGTTGATTCGGCGGCCGCGTAAGAAGAAACGCAAATTCTCGAAGTCGCCGGTCCTCGAGAAGTGCCCGCAAAAGCGCGGCGTTTGCCTTCAGGTTCGCACGATGACCCCGAAGAAGCCGAACTCGGCTCTTCGTAAGATTTGCCGTGTTCGCTTGTCGAACGGCAAAGAAGTCACCGTGTATATCCCGGGCGAAGGTCACAGCCTGCAGGAGCACTCGATCGTGCTAGTGCGCGGCGGCCGTGTTCGCGATCTGCCGGGCGTTCGCTATCAAGTTGTCCGCGGCTCGCTCGACGCCCTCGGCGTGAACGGTCGTAAGCAGTCTCGCAGCCGTTACGGCGCCAAGAAGAGCTAA
- the rpoC gene encoding DNA-directed RNA polymerase subunit beta' — protein sequence MSILEGSYDRINDYTAVKISLARPHDIRSWSFGEVKKPETINYRTYRPEKDGLFCERIFGPEKDWECSCGKYRGMKYKGMICDRCGVKITHSRVRRKRMGHIELAAPIVHIWFFKAMPSRLGNLLAMKTSSLEKVIYFQDYVVVDPGTTELAKFQTLTEEEFRQAREQYGEGSFEADMGAEAVRKLLGSLDLVQLSIDLRKEMQETGSKQKKKDLTNRLKIVESIRDSDNKPEWMVLDVIPVIPPDLRPLVLLDSGNFATSDLNDLYRRIINRNNRLRKLVDLNAPEVIIRNEKRMLQQSVDALFDNNRCKRPVLGSSNRPLKSLTDMIKGKQGRFRENLLGKRVDYSARSVIVVGPRMKLHQCGLPKKIALELYQPFIIRKLKVLGHADTIKSAKKMLERKDEEVWDILESVIQNHPVMLNRAPTLHRMGIQAFEPILVEGNAIHLHPLVCKGFNADFDGDQMAVHLPLSIEAQVEAHTLMLSTNNIFAPSNGKPIMSPSQDVVMGCNFITITLPNRPGEGMSFSSTDEADYAFSQGIIDLHAKIKVRLPKGQRLKSEEEDGKHGSQIETTFGRILFNAMLPDGMDYYNHSLGSGELSKVISDCYQRLGRRATIELLDDMNQLGFRESTRSGLSFATDDLVTPDSKPKIIAEADKKAMKFKKQYDRGIITDKERKNQVLDAWTHAREQITAEMMEAMKNDDRGGLGYINPVYLMADSGARGGTEQIRQLSGMRGLMAKPSGEIIETPIKSNFREGLTVLEYFSSTHGARKGLADTALKTADSGYLTRKLADVAQNVVITMDDCETTQGITKGVIYRGEKVEVALADAIKGRVSRQSIVHPITDEVIVRENEMITLETARRIEKLGLEKIQVRSPMTCDAFLGTCKACYGMDMSSGAMVEEGMAVGIIAAQSIGEPGTQLTMRTFHIGGVAVTDTEEHEKRSTRGGIVKFTRLRLAKNDEGKNVVLTRNGEIAIVDAKGREIENYSVPTGAILDVEENDEVATGAVLCTWNPHAIPILSEVSGKVRYEDIVEGETMRLERDTSGTIRRTITEHKGDLHPQLVVEDEDGKPLDVYYMPEKANIEVDEGRVINAGTVIANTPRESGGIKDITGGLPRVTEIFEARKPKDPAVMAEIDGTVEILGEKKRGKRTIIVRNETGVEREHLVPHGKRFLVHSGDIVRAGQSLIDGPLVPHDILRISGEEAVQQYLLHEIQGVYRSQRVEINDKHIEIIVARMLRKVMVDKPGDTTLLPGLVMDKIEFRSANEHLAKCLKISDPGDSQQFGEGMIVPKDALEQENAQIEALGGKPTKGSRPKPATASTQLLGITKAAVQSSSFISAASFQETTKVLTEAALAGKVDHLVGLKENVILGHLIPAGTGFRSFQEAEVRINPEALAEMAQNFRREQTREESFPLLMDEGAANTPSALDNLLGGGQLPPSPSPSPEPTSPAPSQSPAPTEPTIFDPSDLGGDEHDG from the coding sequence ATGAGCATTCTCGAAGGCTCGTATGACCGGATTAACGACTACACCGCGGTAAAGATCAGCCTGGCACGGCCGCACGACATCCGCAGTTGGTCGTTCGGCGAAGTGAAGAAGCCGGAAACGATCAATTACCGCACTTACCGTCCAGAAAAAGACGGGCTATTTTGCGAACGCATCTTCGGCCCGGAAAAGGACTGGGAGTGCTCATGCGGCAAGTACCGCGGCATGAAGTACAAGGGAATGATCTGCGATCGTTGCGGCGTGAAAATCACGCACAGCCGCGTTCGCCGTAAGCGCATGGGCCATATCGAACTGGCTGCGCCGATCGTTCACATCTGGTTCTTCAAAGCGATGCCGAGCCGACTGGGCAATCTGCTGGCGATGAAGACCTCGAGCTTGGAAAAGGTGATCTATTTCCAAGATTACGTCGTCGTCGATCCCGGCACGACCGAACTGGCGAAATTTCAAACGCTGACGGAAGAAGAGTTTCGTCAGGCTCGCGAGCAGTACGGCGAAGGATCGTTTGAAGCCGACATGGGCGCCGAAGCGGTTCGCAAACTGCTTGGCTCGCTCGACTTGGTGCAGTTGTCGATCGATCTCCGCAAAGAAATGCAAGAGACCGGTTCGAAGCAGAAGAAAAAAGACCTGACCAACCGGTTGAAGATTGTCGAGTCGATTCGTGACAGCGACAACAAGCCGGAATGGATGGTGCTGGACGTTATTCCGGTCATTCCGCCGGACCTGCGTCCGTTGGTGCTGCTCGATTCGGGCAACTTCGCAACCAGCGACTTGAACGATCTCTATCGCCGCATCATCAACCGCAACAACCGTTTGCGGAAGCTGGTCGACCTGAACGCTCCAGAAGTCATCATTCGCAACGAAAAGCGAATGCTGCAGCAATCGGTCGACGCGTTGTTTGACAACAACCGTTGCAAGCGTCCGGTTCTCGGCAGCAGCAATCGCCCGCTGAAGTCGCTGACCGACATGATCAAGGGTAAGCAGGGTCGTTTCCGCGAAAACCTGCTCGGTAAGCGCGTTGATTACTCCGCTCGTAGCGTGATCGTGGTCGGTCCGCGCATGAAGCTGCACCAATGCGGTCTTCCGAAAAAGATCGCGCTGGAACTGTATCAACCGTTCATCATCCGCAAGTTGAAAGTGCTCGGTCATGCCGACACGATCAAGAGCGCTAAGAAGATGCTCGAGCGGAAGGACGAAGAAGTATGGGATATCTTGGAATCGGTGATCCAGAATCACCCCGTGATGCTCAACCGTGCTCCGACGTTGCACCGCATGGGTATCCAGGCGTTTGAGCCGATCCTGGTTGAAGGTAACGCGATTCACCTGCATCCGTTGGTGTGCAAAGGCTTCAACGCCGACTTCGACGGCGATCAGATGGCGGTTCACTTGCCGCTGTCGATCGAAGCTCAGGTTGAAGCGCACACGCTGATGTTGTCGACCAACAACATTTTCGCGCCGTCGAACGGTAAGCCGATCATGAGCCCGTCGCAGGACGTCGTGATGGGTTGTAACTTCATCACGATTACGCTTCCCAATCGCCCGGGCGAAGGGATGTCGTTCTCGTCGACCGACGAAGCGGATTATGCTTTCAGTCAGGGCATTATCGATCTGCACGCCAAGATCAAGGTCCGTCTGCCGAAGGGCCAACGACTGAAGTCGGAAGAAGAAGACGGCAAGCACGGCAGCCAGATCGAAACCACCTTTGGCCGCATTCTGTTCAACGCGATGCTGCCGGACGGAATGGACTACTACAACCACTCGCTCGGATCGGGCGAACTGTCGAAGGTTATCTCGGACTGCTATCAGCGTCTTGGTCGTCGCGCCACGATCGAGCTGTTGGACGATATGAACCAACTCGGGTTCCGCGAAAGCACCCGCAGCGGTTTGTCGTTTGCGACCGACGACCTGGTGACGCCGGATTCGAAGCCGAAAATTATCGCCGAAGCTGACAAGAAGGCGATGAAATTTAAGAAGCAGTACGATCGCGGCATCATTACCGACAAAGAGCGGAAGAATCAGGTGCTCGACGCGTGGACACACGCTCGAGAGCAGATTACCGCCGAGATGATGGAAGCGATGAAGAACGACGACCGCGGCGGTCTCGGCTACATCAACCCGGTGTACTTGATGGCCGACTCGGGTGCTCGTGGTGGTACCGAACAGATTCGTCAGCTGTCAGGCATGCGTGGTTTGATGGCCAAGCCGTCCGGCGAAATCATCGAAACCCCGATTAAGTCAAACTTCCGCGAAGGTTTGACCGTACTGGAGTACTTCTCTTCGACGCACGGCGCCCGTAAGGGTCTGGCCGATACGGCGTTGAAGACGGCTGACTCGGGGTACCTGACGCGTAAACTGGCGGACGTGGCGCAGAACGTCGTTATTACGATGGACGACTGCGAAACGACTCAGGGTATTACCAAAGGCGTGATTTACCGCGGCGAAAAGGTGGAAGTCGCTTTGGCCGATGCGATCAAGGGTCGCGTCAGCCGTCAGAGCATCGTCCATCCAATCACCGACGAAGTGATTGTTCGTGAAAACGAAATGATCACGCTCGAAACGGCTCGCCGCATCGAAAAATTGGGCCTGGAGAAAATCCAGGTTCGTAGCCCGATGACCTGCGACGCTTTCCTCGGCACGTGTAAAGCTTGTTACGGCATGGATATGTCGTCAGGCGCCATGGTCGAAGAAGGCATGGCGGTTGGCATTATCGCCGCTCAGTCGATTGGTGAGCCTGGTACGCAGTTGACGATGCGTACGTTCCATATCGGCGGCGTGGCGGTTACCGACACGGAAGAGCACGAAAAGCGTTCGACCCGCGGCGGTATCGTCAAGTTCACGCGACTCCGTTTGGCGAAGAACGACGAAGGCAAAAATGTCGTGTTGACCCGTAATGGTGAAATCGCGATCGTTGACGCCAAGGGCCGCGAAATCGAGAACTACTCGGTTCCGACCGGCGCCATCCTGGATGTCGAAGAAAACGACGAAGTCGCTACCGGCGCCGTCCTTTGCACCTGGAACCCGCACGCGATTCCGATTTTGTCGGAAGTTAGCGGTAAGGTCCGGTACGAAGACATCGTCGAAGGCGAAACCATGCGGCTGGAACGTGATACCAGCGGCACGATTCGTCGTACGATCACCGAACACAAGGGTGATCTGCATCCGCAGCTAGTGGTCGAAGACGAAGACGGCAAGCCGCTCGACGTTTACTACATGCCGGAAAAGGCGAACATCGAAGTCGACGAAGGTCGCGTGATTAACGCTGGTACCGTCATCGCCAATACGCCGCGCGAATCAGGCGGTATTAAGGACATCACCGGCGGTCTGCCGCGAGTCACCGAAATTTTCGAGGCTCGCAAACCGAAAGACCCGGCGGTCATGGCCGAAATCGACGGCACCGTCGAGATCCTGGGCGAAAAGAAGCGTGGCAAGCGTACGATCATCGTTCGCAACGAGACCGGTGTCGAACGCGAACACCTGGTTCCGCACGGTAAACGCTTCCTGGTTCACTCGGGCGACATTGTTCGCGCTGGTCAATCGCTGATTGACGGGCCGCTCGTGCCGCACGATATCTTGCGGATTTCGGGAGAAGAAGCGGTGCAGCAGTACCTGCTTCATGAGATTCAAGGGGTGTATCGCAGCCAGCGGGTGGAAATCAACGATAAGCACATCGAAATCATCGTGGCTCGCATGCTGCGAAAAGTGATGGTCGATAAGCCGGGCGACACCACGTTGCTGCCGGGCTTAGTGATGGACAAGATCGAGTTCCGTTCGGCCAACGAACATCTCGCCAAGTGCTTGAAAATCTCCGATCCCGGCGACAGCCAGCAGTTTGGGGAGGGGATGATCGTTCCGAAGGATGCGTTGGAACAAGAGAACGCCCAGATCGAAGCTCTCGGTGGGAAACCGACTAAGGGTTCGCGACCGAAGCCGGCGACGGCGTCGACGCAGTTGCTCGGCATCACCAAAGCGGCGGTTCAAAGTTCCAGCTTTATCTCAGCGGCGAGCTTCCAGGAAACGACCAAGGTGCTGACCGAAGCCGCGCTGGCGGGCAAGGTCGATCATTTGGTCGGGTTGAAAGAAAACGTCATCCTGGGGCACTTGATTCCCGCGGGTACCGGTTTCCGCAGCTTCCAAGAGGCCGAAGTTCGCATCAATCCGGAAGCGTTGGCCGAAATGGCGCAAAACTTCCGTCGCGAACAGACTCGCGAAGAGAGCTTCCCACTGCTGATGGACGAAGGCGCCGCCAACACGCCATCGGCACTGGATAACTTGCTGGGAGGCGGACAACTTCCCCCGAGCCCCAGTCCAAGCCCAGAGCCAACTAGCCCGGCGCCGAGTCAGAGCCCGGCTCCAACGGAACCGACTATTTTTGATCCGTCTGACTTGGGCGGTGACGAACACGACGGCTAG
- the rpoB gene encoding DNA-directed RNA polymerase subunit beta: protein MATSYKRRLETTEVRRFGSGSIYMSPPDLTTIQTHSYTKFLQEELDSDARDPEIGIESVLREIFPINSYDGTVQLDYVRYELGKPRYTPQECKQLRLTYGLPFRIWLRLNKEEPIEEEVYLGDMPVMLGGGEFIINGAERVVVSQLHRSPGVDFVEEAETTSDRRLPSCRIIPERGSWIEINITKKDSFTVRIDQSGKFAATTLLRAMDPSLSDDAALIRAFYDTTKVHVKDGRSITKIEGKIAVDDIVYPIDSDRSGEIIVEAGQKISRNTAELICSVGITEEIEVMESPKIPIIFNTLTEDNTSSHEEALLRIYQRLRPGNPPQLEKAKTLFDEKFYDDNRYRLGRVGRFRMNRKLGIEVNEGEQTLRPSDLINSIKYVMSILDGDGTARKDDIDHLGNRRLRTIDELACDELRKGFLKLRRTVQERMSLKDAEDMTPRNLINPKSISAAIEYFFGRGELSQVVDQTNPLSMLTHERRLSALGPGGLNRKRAGFEVRDVHISHYGRICPIETPEGTNIGLISSLAIYSAVDEYGFLITPYRVIRDGKIADEIVWLRADEESDAFVAPADTPTDAKGQLLGDLIIARYRSDFDLVEPKTVQYIDVAPCQMVGVSASLIPFLEHDDANRALMGSNMQRQAVPLLIAEPPIVCTGLETEVARNSSMMIRAKRAGVIEYVDAERIVVKTTEGRTDNYTLRKFVGLNERTCLNQRPIISVGQEVEVGTVLADGAATHNGQLALGRNVLVGFMSFDGYNYEDAIILSEELVKQDVYTSLHIEEFDVEIRETKLGREDFTRDIPNVSEKMLRNLDEGGVVQVGTFVKPGDILVGKVSPKSKTELTPEEKLLHAIFGRAGEDVKNDSLEVPSGIEGIVIHTDKFARRMSLSDDERKAFEKRLKEVETEGNAKISEAFAAMIVEFERILGKTLTDEDGTPLTQDQDPKFIAEQAQQFRLKKILEHLRSEERIQQIREAYATSWPLVEAALDVRDRVLNSMKRGDELRSGVLQMVKVYIATKRCISVGDKMAGRHGNKGVIAKILPVEDMPFLPDGTPIQIMLNPLGVPSRMNVGQILETHLGWAGAKLGFQSITPVFDGASEEDINNCLEEAGLPRHGKIRLKDGRTGELMHQETTVGYIYMLKLHHLVDDKVHARSTGPYSLITQQPLGGKARFGGQRFGEMEVWALEAYGAAYILQELLTVKSDDVEGRTKIYEAMVKGENTLEAGTPASFDVLTNEIRGLGLNMQLEKRRM from the coding sequence ATGGCTACATCGTACAAGCGACGTCTTGAAACTACGGAAGTTCGTCGTTTCGGTAGTGGGTCGATTTATATGTCGCCCCCCGATCTCACGACAATTCAAACACACAGCTATACCAAGTTTCTCCAGGAGGAATTAGATTCCGACGCGAGAGACCCCGAAATTGGTATCGAAAGCGTGCTGCGCGAGATCTTCCCGATCAACAGCTATGACGGAACCGTCCAGTTGGACTACGTCCGTTATGAGCTGGGAAAACCGAGATATACGCCGCAGGAGTGCAAACAACTTCGTTTGACTTACGGCCTTCCGTTCCGCATTTGGCTTCGCCTGAACAAGGAAGAGCCGATTGAGGAAGAAGTTTACTTGGGCGATATGCCCGTGATGCTCGGTGGTGGTGAATTCATCATCAACGGCGCCGAACGCGTCGTGGTGAGCCAATTGCACCGCAGTCCCGGTGTCGACTTCGTCGAAGAAGCCGAAACGACCTCGGATCGTCGGTTGCCCAGTTGCCGGATTATTCCGGAACGCGGCAGTTGGATCGAGATCAATATCACGAAGAAAGACTCCTTCACCGTTCGTATCGACCAGAGCGGTAAATTCGCCGCGACGACGTTGCTGCGAGCGATGGATCCCTCGTTGAGCGATGACGCTGCTTTGATCCGCGCCTTCTATGACACGACCAAAGTGCATGTGAAGGATGGTCGCAGCATCACTAAGATTGAAGGCAAGATCGCCGTCGACGATATCGTCTACCCGATCGATAGCGATCGTAGCGGCGAAATCATCGTCGAGGCCGGCCAGAAGATCAGCCGCAATACGGCCGAATTGATCTGCTCGGTAGGCATTACCGAAGAGATCGAAGTGATGGAATCGCCGAAGATTCCGATCATCTTCAACACGCTGACAGAAGATAATACTTCAAGTCATGAAGAAGCGTTGCTGCGTATTTATCAACGACTGCGACCGGGCAACCCGCCGCAGCTGGAAAAGGCGAAGACGCTATTCGACGAAAAGTTCTACGACGACAACCGCTATCGCTTGGGTCGCGTCGGTCGATTCCGTATGAACCGGAAGTTGGGGATCGAAGTTAATGAAGGGGAGCAGACGCTTCGCCCGAGCGACTTGATCAACTCGATCAAGTACGTCATGTCGATTCTCGACGGCGACGGCACGGCTCGCAAAGACGATATTGATCACCTGGGTAATCGTCGTCTGCGCACCATTGACGAATTGGCTTGCGACGAATTGCGTAAGGGCTTTTTGAAGCTTCGCCGCACCGTTCAAGAGCGGATGAGCCTGAAGGATGCGGAGGACATGACTCCCCGCAACTTGATCAACCCGAAGTCGATCTCGGCGGCGATTGAGTACTTCTTCGGCCGGGGCGAATTGTCGCAGGTCGTCGACCAGACCAATCCTCTCTCGATGTTGACGCACGAACGTCGTCTGTCGGCCCTTGGCCCAGGCGGTTTGAATCGTAAGCGTGCAGGCTTCGAGGTTCGCGACGTTCATATCTCGCACTATGGTCGCATCTGCCCGATTGAAACGCCGGAAGGTACGAACATCGGTTTGATTTCGAGCTTGGCGATTTATTCGGCAGTCGACGAATACGGCTTTTTGATCACGCCGTACCGCGTGATTCGCGACGGTAAGATCGCCGACGAAATCGTTTGGCTGCGTGCTGACGAAGAGTCGGATGCGTTCGTCGCTCCGGCGGATACTCCGACCGACGCGAAGGGGCAATTGCTGGGCGATTTGATCATTGCTCGTTACCGTTCTGACTTCGACCTGGTCGAACCGAAGACGGTCCAGTACATCGACGTGGCGCCTTGCCAGATGGTCGGCGTGTCGGCGAGCTTGATCCCGTTCCTGGAACATGACGATGCGAACCGCGCCCTCATGGGATCAAACATGCAGCGCCAAGCAGTGCCGCTGTTGATCGCGGAACCGCCGATCGTCTGCACCGGCTTAGAAACGGAAGTTGCTCGTAACTCGAGCATGATGATCCGAGCCAAACGTGCTGGCGTGATTGAATATGTCGACGCCGAGCGAATCGTTGTTAAGACGACCGAAGGACGCACTGACAACTACACGTTGCGAAAATTCGTCGGCCTCAACGAACGTACCTGCTTGAACCAACGCCCGATCATCTCGGTCGGCCAAGAGGTCGAAGTCGGTACGGTGTTGGCGGATGGCGCCGCGACGCACAATGGCCAGTTGGCTTTGGGGCGTAACGTGTTGGTCGGCTTTATGTCGTTCGACGGTTACAACTACGAAGACGCGATCATTCTCAGCGAAGAGTTGGTGAAGCAAGACGTTTACACGTCGCTGCACATTGAAGAATTCGATGTGGAGATTCGCGAAACGAAACTCGGCCGTGAGGACTTTACTCGCGATATCCCCAACGTCAGCGAAAAGATGCTTCGCAACTTGGACGAAGGGGGCGTGGTTCAGGTTGGCACCTTCGTCAAGCCGGGCGACATTCTGGTCGGCAAGGTTTCGCCCAAGTCGAAAACCGAACTGACGCCGGAAGAAAAATTGCTGCACGCGATTTTCGGTCGTGCGGGCGAAGACGTGAAGAACGACTCGTTGGAAGTTCCCTCGGGCATCGAAGGGATCGTGATCCACACCGACAAATTCGCACGTCGGATGAGCCTGTCGGACGACGAACGAAAGGCCTTTGAAAAACGGCTGAAGGAAGTCGAAACCGAAGGGAACGCCAAGATTTCGGAAGCGTTCGCGGCGATGATCGTCGAGTTCGAGCGGATCCTTGGCAAAACCCTGACCGATGAAGACGGCACGCCGTTGACGCAAGATCAGGATCCGAAATTCATAGCGGAGCAAGCTCAGCAGTTCCGCCTGAAGAAGATCTTAGAGCACCTGCGCAGCGAAGAGCGGATTCAACAGATTCGCGAAGCCTACGCTACTAGTTGGCCGTTGGTGGAAGCGGCGCTGGATGTTCGTGACCGCGTGCTCAACAGCATGAAGCGGGGTGATGAGCTCCGTAGCGGCGTGTTGCAAATGGTCAAAGTGTACATCGCGACCAAACGTTGCATCTCGGTTGGCGACAAGATGGCCGGTCGTCACGGTAACAAGGGTGTGATCGCGAAGATTCTGCCGGTCGAAGACATGCCGTTTTTGCCCGATGGAACTCCGATCCAGATCATGCTCAATCCGCTGGGCGTGCCTAGCCGTATGAACGTCGGTCAGATTCTCGAAACCCACTTGGGTTGGGCGGGCGCCAAGCTCGGTTTCCAATCGATTACTCCGGTGTTCGATGGCGCCTCGGAAGAGGACATCAATAACTGCTTGGAAGAAGCGGGGCTTCCGCGGCACGGCAAGATTCGTTTGAAAGATGGCCGTACCGGAGAGCTGATGCACCAAGAGACCACGGTCGGCTACATCTATATGTTGAAGCTGCACCACTTGGTCGACGACAAGGTGCATGCCCGCAGTACAGGACCTTACTCGCTCATTACCCAGCAACCGCTGGGTGGCAAGGCCCGTTTTGGCGGTCAGCGTTTTGGAGAAATGGAAGTTTGGGCGCTCGAAGCTTATGGCGCCGCTTACATCCTCCAGGAATTGCTGACGGTGAAGAGCGACGACGTCGAAGGGCGAACCAAGATCTACGAAGCGATGGTCAAAGGCGAAAACACATTGGAAGCCGGCACGCCTGCCAGCTTTGACGTGTTGACCAACGAAATTCGTGGTCTTGGTTTGAACATGCAGCTCGAAAAACGTCGCATGTAA
- the rplL gene encoding 50S ribosomal protein L7/L12, protein MSEETATIEISEELKTLGDKIATLTLKQAVELGDYLKDAHGIEAAAGGGVMMAGPAAGPAEEAAVQTEFDVIMTSFGGNKISVIKAIRGITGLGLKEAKELTEGVPSKVKEGVSKEDAEKVKAELTDAGAEVEIK, encoded by the coding sequence ATGTCCGAAGAAACTGCCACGATCGAAATTTCGGAAGAACTGAAGACCCTCGGCGATAAGATCGCCACTTTGACCCTGAAGCAAGCGGTCGAATTGGGCGATTACCTGAAAGACGCCCACGGCATCGAAGCTGCCGCTGGCGGCGGCGTCATGATGGCCGGTCCGGCTGCTGGCCCGGCTGAAGAAGCCGCGGTTCAGACCGAATTCGATGTCATCATGACCAGCTTCGGTGGGAACAAGATCTCGGTGATTAAGGCCATCCGCGGCATCACCGGCTTGGGCCTGAAGGAAGCCAAGGAATTGACCGAAGGCGTTCCTAGCAAGGTCAAAGAAGGCGTGTCGAAAGAAGACGCCGAAAAGGTTAAGGCCGAATTGACCGACGCAGGGGCCGAAGTCGAAATCAAGTAG
- the rplJ gene encoding 50S ribosomal protein L10 produces the protein MSKFVKELMTKEISQRLDGVSDLLVVDVAGLDANSTVAVRRSFRSRNINLLVVKKTLARRACEGTSLGPAFSDIEGSAAIVWGGEDIVDLAKEIVKLHEDKKMPKFTAKGGVMDGEALSAEKLVEVSKWPNRAEQLSLLVGQILGPGRTLGAQIKGPGAKLASQIKKLGEGDDE, from the coding sequence ATGAGCAAATTCGTAAAAGAGTTGATGACGAAAGAGATTTCGCAACGCCTCGACGGCGTGAGCGATCTCTTGGTGGTCGATGTCGCCGGTCTCGATGCGAACTCGACCGTCGCCGTTCGCCGTAGCTTCCGCAGTCGGAACATTAACCTGTTGGTGGTGAAGAAGACGCTGGCCCGTCGCGCCTGTGAAGGTACGTCGCTTGGGCCGGCCTTCTCCGACATTGAAGGGAGCGCTGCGATCGTCTGGGGCGGCGAGGATATCGTCGACTTGGCGAAAGAGATCGTCAAGCTGCACGAAGACAAGAAGATGCCGAAGTTCACCGCCAAGGGCGGCGTGATGGACGGCGAGGCTTTGTCGGCTGAAAAGTTGGTAGAAGTCAGCAAATGGCCCAACCGCGCTGAGCAACTCAGCCTGTTGGTCGGCCAGATTCTTGGTCCGGGTCGCACGCTCGGCGCCCAGATTAAGGGCCCGGGAGCGAAGCTCGCCAGTCAAATCAAGAAGTTGGGCGAAGGGGACGACGAGTAA
- the rplA gene encoding 50S ribosomal protein L1 — MVKHSKRYRALAAKATEDSMPLEKAVEILKGYNTTKFDQTVDCAMRLGIDPKQADQLVRGAIVLPHGIGKELRVVVFAKGDNVRLAEEAGADAVGAEDLAKKIKDGWLDFDACIATPDMMGLVGPLGRVLGPRGLMPSPRAGTVTPDVARVVKEYKAGKVEFRNDSTGIVHAVVGKMSFDQEKLIENIRAFTNQILSMKPAAAKGIYVKSIAIAGTMSPGVRVSL; from the coding sequence ATGGTAAAGCATTCTAAGCGATATCGCGCCCTAGCCGCCAAGGCCACGGAAGATTCCATGCCGCTCGAAAAAGCGGTAGAGATCCTGAAGGGTTACAACACGACCAAGTTCGATCAGACCGTCGACTGCGCCATGCGTTTGGGCATTGACCCGAAGCAGGCTGACCAACTGGTCCGCGGCGCGATCGTGTTGCCGCATGGTATCGGTAAAGAGTTGCGAGTCGTCGTCTTCGCCAAGGGGGACAATGTTCGCTTGGCTGAAGAAGCAGGCGCCGATGCGGTTGGCGCGGAAGACTTGGCCAAAAAGATCAAAGATGGCTGGCTTGATTTCGACGCTTGCATCGCAACGCCTGACATGATGGGCCTGGTTGGTCCGTTGGGTCGAGTGCTCGGTCCGCGTGGTCTGATGCCTTCGCCTCGTGCGGGTACGGTTACCCCGGATGTGGCTCGCGTCGTCAAAGAATACAAAGCGGGTAAGGTCGAATTCCGCAACGACTCCACCGGCATTGTGCACGCGGTCGTTGGCAAGATGAGCTTCGATCAAGAGAAGTTGATCGAAAACATTCGCGCCTTTACGAATCAAATCCTCAGCATGAAGCCCGCCGCCGCAAAGGGCATCTATGTGAAGAGCATTGCGATCGCCGGGACCATGAGCCCCGGCGTCCGCGTCTCCCTGTAG